TATACTAATACATCTGTCCTGAAATATCCTACACCCCCAGCATCGGGATGTGCGCCAGGTAGCTCCTCTTCACATCCTCGGGGTCGATATGGTTGTAGATATCGATGGCTTCGTTCATCGCGTCTCCTCTCAACCACTTGATGTAATCACGAGGCATTCCCGATCGTATGAGATGCGTCGTGAACCAGTGGCGGCAGCAGTGAGGCGAGAAGTGATCCTCCGGACGGTTGGATCTTGGATCGTGCAGACCGACACGCTCCGCGGCCTTCGCGACGATCTTGAACACGGTGTCGGCTCGCATCCGTGTACCAGTCCGGCTCAGGAACAACGCACGTTCGCCTCTCTTCTTGAGACGTGAAGCTCTGACCGTCAACCATCGCTTCAGCACCCGTGCCGTCTCCTCATCGAAATACACAATCCGGTTCGAGCGTTTCGGAGTCGGCTTCAGCAGTATCGACAGCTTTTCGATATCTACATCATCAACATCTAGAGCGACCAGCTCGTGCCTCCGGACACCTGTTTTGAAAAGCAACATCAACATGGCGCGGTCTCGAGTGTCGATCGTGGCTCGCACCATCCGTGCGGCTTCTTCGACTGAGATCAGCCTCCGATGGCTCACCGGATCCTTGTAGCTCCGGAGATACCTCTTTCTGAGCCTCGGCATCGGATTCGACTCGATCAACCTCATCTCCTCCAGGAATTCGAACCATAGACCGATACGCTGGAAGTGCCTCTCAACAGTCGTGGACTTGAGCGATCGTTCTGTCCTGATATACTTCAGGTACGCTAGCAGGTTCTCGATGCTCAGCGGATCGGCTCGCTGCGACTCGCTCCAGCACAGATACGCTCGGACTGATCCTACTGTGTTGTATATCGTGTTCTTCGTCAGTCCGCGGAGCTCCAGATCCTGCTGAAAATTAGAAAGCAACTTGGTCAACCCGTCCACCTCCAGCCTCGAGTCGTCTCCTTGATCAGGCCTAGATCCAGAAGCAGATAGAGCTGGTTTGTCACGATCTCGATAGCATCAACGTCGCTCTGGTCTATTCCGAGCGCCTCCAGCAGTGCGCGGCTCGACCAGGTCTCTCCAGATCTCAGCAGATCGAGCAAAGCTGGATCGAATGAACCGACCCCACGCGGCCCGTCAGGCTGCGAAAAGTACAGGTTTCTCAGCTTGAACAGCTCAGTCTCGAGCTCCTTGATCCGGGCATTGCTCTTTTCGAGCTCTCGCTGGAGCTTTCTGTTCTCGACGAGCAGATTCGATTTCTGTGTGGCTCGATCAATATCATCCTCGGCGAGGTGCTCCTCGACTGTCTCGTATATCCATCTGCTTAGAGGCATCCTCGCCTTCCGCGCCAGCCGCCGCCAGCGCTCTCTGTCGCGCGAAGTTGGGAAATAGAGGATGAACTGCCTGGCCCGGCGCTCTTCTAAATCGCCCAAAGTCATGCACTAAAATCAATCTTTATAGGATATAAAGCTATCATTTTTTCAATGATCCGTGAGAAATGAGGATCTAAGGTATAAGCTATGAGACTGTTGGTCTCATCGGAATCGTTCTGCTACGAAGACTGTCCAGACTACAGATTACGGGGCAGGATCGCATGAGGCTGCTGTTTGCGGAGAGAAATGAGAGCAAATGCATGCGGTGCGGCGCATGCGATGAGATCGTGGCGTGCTCCAGCAGGAGGGTAGGTTATGCTGAGGGATGCATCGGATGTGGAGCATGCCAGATCACATGCCCCTGCGAAGCCATCGAGATGAGAGAAAGAGCTGCGGAAAGGTATGTGCAGATCAGGGTAAACGGCGAGCTTTTCTCCATCCCGGAGAGGATAACGGTGAAAAAGGCCCTGGAGATTCTGGGATTCGAGATCTCAAGGATTCCGTCTGAGGGGAAGATATTCGCGCCGTGCGAGGTCGGCGGGTGTTACAGCTGCGCTGTGGATGTGGATGGGGAGATGGTGCCGTGCTGTGTCACCGGAGTAAAAGATGGCATGAGCATCAGAACCGAA
This genomic window from Methanothrix sp. contains:
- a CDS encoding tyrosine-type recombinase/integrase; the protein is MTKLLSNFQQDLELRGLTKNTIYNTVGSVRAYLCWSESQRADPLSIENLLAYLKYIRTERSLKSTTVERHFQRIGLWFEFLEEMRLIESNPMPRLRKRYLRSYKDPVSHRRLISVEEAARMVRATIDTRDRAMLMLLFKTGVRRHELVALDVDDVDIEKLSILLKPTPKRSNRIVYFDEETARVLKRWLTVRASRLKKRGERALFLSRTGTRMRADTVFKIVAKAAERVGLHDPRSNRPEDHFSPHCCRHWFTTHLIRSGMPRDYIKWLRGDAMNEAIDIYNHIDPEDVKRSYLAHIPMLGV